The following are from one region of the Primulina eburnea isolate SZY01 chromosome 17, ASM2296580v1, whole genome shotgun sequence genome:
- the LOC140817989 gene encoding secreted RxLR effector protein 161-like, with amino-acid sequence METMSCIPYASAIGSIMYGMISTQPDIAYAMGVASQCQLNLDPRYLKAVKDIFKYLRRTKNLFLAYENRELKLECYTHSSFQSDVNDSKSTFGFVFKLNGGAVSWKSSKKDTTVDSTTEAEYIVA; translated from the coding sequence ATGGAAACCATGAGCTGCATTCCGTATGCGTCTGCCATAGGTAGtattatgtatggtatgatatctacTCAACCTGATATTGCATATGCAATGGGTGTTGCAAGCCAATGTCAGTTGAATCTCGATCCACGATATTTGAAAGCAGTGAAGGACATtttcaagtatttgagaagaaCTAAGAATTTGTTCTTGGCATACGAGAATAGGGAACTAAAATTGGAATGCTACACTcattctagcttccaatcagATGTGAATGATTCGAAATCTACCTTTGGATTTGTATTcaagctcaatggtggtgctgtctcttggaagagttccaagaaaGACACCACAGTGGATTCaaccactgaggccgaatacatagTTGCAtag
- the LOC140818386 gene encoding protein root UVB sensitive 5-like isoform X2 → MASPLRLSHQNFFIDCGRKSTPARFERLRVSCYPVPSAGADGPRFSNEESRSRLILLEKYGNGTSKRYIIESDSRIRTILGERLPETSVFQGSAFVEHDSELCWLPTIIKDFILPAGFPDSVSDDYLDYILLQFPTNVTGWICHTLVTSSLLKAIGIGSFSGSAAAAAAATTRWVSKDGIGALGRLFIGGRFGNLFDNDPKQWRLYADFIGSVGSIFDLSTQFYPAYFLSLASLGNLAKAVGRGLRDPSFRVIQNHFAISGNLGEVSAKEEVWEVAAELVGLGLGILDLDTPGISSSYPAMTLTWLGMQLLHLWLRYLSLSVLRVNTINLKRARILVNLHVLHRKVIGINDCNKMEDILVWERFIKPRIIFGVSLEEMITGKRRGFMEGATGVSVLRSV, encoded by the exons ATGGCTTCCCCGTTGCGTCTCTCTCACCAGAACTTCTTCATTGATTGCGGCAGAAAGTCGACTCCGGCGAGATTTGAGAGGCTCCGGGTGTCCTGTTATCCGGTTCCATCAGCCGGAGCAGATGGCCCCCGGTTTTCCAA TGAGGAAAGTCGATCACGCCTAATTCTACTGGAAAAATACGGAAATGGGACTTCCAAAAG ATATATCATAGAGAGTGATTCAAGGATTCGAACAATCCTTGGCGAACGTTTACCTGAAACTAGTGTTTTTCAAGGTTCAGCCTTCGTGGAACATGACTCAGAACTATGCTGGCTTCCAACAATTATTAAGGACTTCATTCTGCCTGCTGGCTTCCCTG ATTCTGTTTCAGATGATTACTTGGACTACATATTGCTTCAGTTCCCAACAAATGTGACAGGATGGATTTGTCATACACTGGTCACTTCCAGTCTTTTAAAG GCTATTGGAATAGGGTCATTTTCAGGATCCGCTGCTGCGGCTGCTGCTGCCACAACCAG ATGGGTGTCTAAGGATGGCATTGGTGCTCTTGGTCGATTATTCATTG GTGGAAGATTTGGTAATCTTTTTGACAATGATCCTAAACAATGGCGCTTGTATGCAGACTTCATTGGTAGTGTAGGAAG CATCTTTGATCTCAGCACCCAGTTCTATCCTGCTTATTTCCTGTCATTGGCATCATTAGGTAATCTTGCAAAG GCTGTTGGGAGGGGCCTAAGAGATCCATCATTCCGGGTTATACAAAACCATTTTGCAATCTCAGGAAATCTGGGAGAGGTCTCCGCAAAG GAAGAAGTTTGGGAAGTAGCTGCTGAGCTGGTTGGACTAGGTCTAggaatacttgatttg gaTACTCCTGGTATTTCATCATCATATCCTGCGATGACATTAACTTGGCTGGGCATGCAGCTGCTACACCTTTGGTTGCGCTATTTGTCCCTCTCTGTTTTGCGGGTCAATACA ATAAATCTTAAGCGTGCTCGTATACTGGTAAATTTGCATGTGTTGCACCGGAAAGTTATAG GAATCAATGACTGTAACAAGATGGAAGATATATTAGTATGGGAAAGGTTTATAAAACCAAGAATTATATTTGGCGTGTCCTTGGAAGAGATGATCACCGGAAAGAGACGAGGCTTCATG GAAGGAGCTACAGGCGTATCCGTGTTGCGAAGCGTGTGA
- the LOC140818386 gene encoding protein root UVB sensitive 5-like isoform X1 gives MASPLRLSHQNFFIDCGRKSTPARFERLRVSCYPVPSAGADGPRFSNEESRSRLILLEKYGNGTSKRYIIESDSRIRTILGERLPETSVFQGSAFVEHDSELCWLPTIIKDFILPAGFPDSVSDDYLDYILLQFPTNVTGWICHTLVTSSLLKAIGIGSFSGSAAAAAAATTRWVSKDGIGALGRLFIGGRFGNLFDNDPKQWRLYADFIGSVGSIFDLSTQFYPAYFLSLASLGNLAKAVGRGLRDPSFRVIQNHFAISGNLGEVSAKEEVWEVAAELVGLGLGILDLDTPGISSSYPAMTLTWLGMQLLHLWLRYLSLSVLRVNTINLKRARILVNLHVLHRKVIGINDCNKMEDILVWERFIKPRIIFGVSLEEMITGKRRGFMVWMLHKLYAEEKYFLVLNQHQTEFEVFVSFKEGATGVSVLRSV, from the exons ATGGCTTCCCCGTTGCGTCTCTCTCACCAGAACTTCTTCATTGATTGCGGCAGAAAGTCGACTCCGGCGAGATTTGAGAGGCTCCGGGTGTCCTGTTATCCGGTTCCATCAGCCGGAGCAGATGGCCCCCGGTTTTCCAA TGAGGAAAGTCGATCACGCCTAATTCTACTGGAAAAATACGGAAATGGGACTTCCAAAAG ATATATCATAGAGAGTGATTCAAGGATTCGAACAATCCTTGGCGAACGTTTACCTGAAACTAGTGTTTTTCAAGGTTCAGCCTTCGTGGAACATGACTCAGAACTATGCTGGCTTCCAACAATTATTAAGGACTTCATTCTGCCTGCTGGCTTCCCTG ATTCTGTTTCAGATGATTACTTGGACTACATATTGCTTCAGTTCCCAACAAATGTGACAGGATGGATTTGTCATACACTGGTCACTTCCAGTCTTTTAAAG GCTATTGGAATAGGGTCATTTTCAGGATCCGCTGCTGCGGCTGCTGCTGCCACAACCAG ATGGGTGTCTAAGGATGGCATTGGTGCTCTTGGTCGATTATTCATTG GTGGAAGATTTGGTAATCTTTTTGACAATGATCCTAAACAATGGCGCTTGTATGCAGACTTCATTGGTAGTGTAGGAAG CATCTTTGATCTCAGCACCCAGTTCTATCCTGCTTATTTCCTGTCATTGGCATCATTAGGTAATCTTGCAAAG GCTGTTGGGAGGGGCCTAAGAGATCCATCATTCCGGGTTATACAAAACCATTTTGCAATCTCAGGAAATCTGGGAGAGGTCTCCGCAAAG GAAGAAGTTTGGGAAGTAGCTGCTGAGCTGGTTGGACTAGGTCTAggaatacttgatttg gaTACTCCTGGTATTTCATCATCATATCCTGCGATGACATTAACTTGGCTGGGCATGCAGCTGCTACACCTTTGGTTGCGCTATTTGTCCCTCTCTGTTTTGCGGGTCAATACA ATAAATCTTAAGCGTGCTCGTATACTGGTAAATTTGCATGTGTTGCACCGGAAAGTTATAG GAATCAATGACTGTAACAAGATGGAAGATATATTAGTATGGGAAAGGTTTATAAAACCAAGAATTATATTTGGCGTGTCCTTGGAAGAGATGATCACCGGAAAGAGACGAGGCTTCATGGTATG GATGCTTCATAAACTTTATGCAGAAGAGAAATACTTTCTTGTTCTGAACCAACATCAAACAGAATTTGAGGTCTTTGTGTCCTTCAAG GAAGGAGCTACAGGCGTATCCGTGTTGCGAAGCGTGTGA